One region of Bubalus kerabau isolate K-KA32 ecotype Philippines breed swamp buffalo chromosome 6, PCC_UOA_SB_1v2, whole genome shotgun sequence genomic DNA includes:
- the UBE2Q1 gene encoding ubiquitin-conjugating enzyme E2 Q1 isoform X3 translates to MWKLLGLIPYLNYAFNSLRVGLPPSACLPSCQRPSTVCPWKEESYPAVPPIWSVESDDPNLAAVLERLVDIKKGNTLLLQHLKRIISDLCKLYNLPQHPDVEMLDQPLPAEQCTQEDVSSEDEDEEMPEDTEDLDHYEMKEEEPAEGKKSEDDGIGKENLAILEKIKKNQRQDYLNGAVSGSVQATDRLMKELRDIYRSQSFKGGNYAVELVNDSLYDWNVKLLKVDQDSALHNDLQILKEKEGADFILLNFSFKDNFPFDPPFVRVVSPVLSGGYVLGGGAICMELLTKQGWSSAYSIESVIMQISATLVKGKARVQFGANKSQYSLTRAQQSYKSLVQIHEKNGWYTPPKEDG, encoded by the exons ATGTGGAAACTTCTGGGATTGATTCCTTACCTGAATTATGCTTTCAATTCCTTAAGGGTAGGTTTGCCCCCTTCTGCTTGCCTTCCCAGTTGCCAGAGGCCATCTACTGTTTGTCCCTGGAAAGAG GAGTCATACCCTGCGGTGCCCCCCATCTGGTCAGTGGAGTCCGATGACCCTAACTTGGCTGCTGTCTTGGAGAGGCTGGTGGACATAAAGAAAGGGAATACTCTG CTATTGCAGCATCTGAAGAGGATCATCTCCGACCTGTGTAAACTCTATAACCTCCCTCAGCATCCAGATGTGGAGATGCTGGATCAGCCCTTGCCAGCCGAGCAG TGTACACAGGAAGATGTGtcttcagaagatgaagatgaagAGATGCCTGAG GACACAGAAGACCTAGATCACtatgaaatgaaagaggaagagCCAGCTGAGGGCAAGAAATCTGAAGATGACGGCATCGGAAAAGAAAACTTGGCCATactagagaaaattaaaaagaaccaGAGGCAAGATTACTTAAAT GGTGCGGTGTCTGGCTCGGTGCAGGCTACTGACCGGCTGATGAAGGAGCTCAGGGATATATACCGATCACAGAGTTTCAAAGGTG GAAACTACGCAGTCGAACTCGTGAATGACAGTCTGTATGATTGGAATGTCAAACTCCTCAA AGTTGACCAGGACAGCGCTTTGCACAACGATCTCCAGATCctcaaagagaaagaaggagcCGACTTCATCCTacttaacttttcttttaaa GATAACTTTCCCTTTGACCCGCCGTTTGTCAGGGTTGTGTCTCCAGTCCTCTCTGGAGG GTATGTTCTGGGTGGAGGTGCCATCTGCATGGAACTTCTCACCAAGCAG GGCTGGAGCAGTGCCTACTCGATAGAGTCAGTGATCATGCAGATCAGTGCCACACTGGTGAAGGGAAAAGCACGAGTGCAGTTTGGAGCCAACAAA TCTCAATACAGTCTGACAAGAGCACAGCAGTCCTACAAGTCCTTGGTGCAGATCCACGAAAAAAATG GCTGGTACACACCCCCGAAGGAAGATGGCTAA